Proteins from a genomic interval of Psychrobacter urativorans:
- a CDS encoding sensor histidine kinase → MPSIRQLSKSMQFQLIFWSVSALLLLAIVAGGYGFWYSYEDFNDFQDDNLKSMSALLAQTIDIKDSDASPLQKKKKIHFETDEDEGSITVDVLNKAWTPAKTDKSPQKNKTKRNKDSDNGDLKDISPKDSNSDINVDNISSDDISLKNLPLIPSGISTQTIDNKVWRVYRSDHESRVIIVRQRTEFQEDLAKANAMQAFLPLIIAIAFLMVLLPFIMWRMLKPVRQLHSEINSRQESDLSPLSINNLPTELLPLAQSLNRLLALVKVSIERQQRFIADAAHELRSPLTAVSLQLQRLQRISHDEVMSAGLDKLAIRLKRNQGLVEQLLTLARAGNINITNDAKHEPVSVKAVIEQVIDLLVPIADHKNIALTVQLSADDKVNIDETALLMLIKNLIQNAIIYTPDNGQVAVKLFHIKQNHKDLKTPVLNARASFGTQVIHSGKVKQISTDSNDRLVLQIMDSGTGIHPNDYASVFEPFIRLSQTAKTSDNLLRSDSVIKKSDEIEGTGLGLSIVKTICEQAGIDVFMTTSILTATNNDDEKSGLCVTLIF, encoded by the coding sequence ATGCCTTCTATCCGCCAACTCTCTAAGTCGATGCAGTTTCAGCTGATTTTTTGGTCAGTGTCAGCACTGCTATTATTAGCAATCGTCGCCGGTGGCTATGGGTTTTGGTACAGTTATGAGGATTTTAATGACTTTCAAGATGACAATCTTAAAAGTATGTCCGCCTTACTGGCACAAACCATTGATATCAAAGATTCTGATGCCAGTCCACTGCAAAAGAAGAAAAAAATCCACTTTGAGACGGATGAAGATGAAGGCAGTATCACCGTTGATGTGCTAAATAAGGCATGGACACCAGCAAAAACAGACAAATCACCGCAAAAGAATAAAACGAAGCGCAATAAAGATTCCGACAATGGCGATCTTAAAGATATCAGTCCTAAAGATAGCAATAGCGATATCAACGTTGACAATATCAGCTCCGATGATATTAGTTTAAAAAACCTCCCTTTAATCCCATCAGGTATCAGTACTCAAACCATAGATAACAAAGTATGGCGCGTCTATCGCAGTGACCATGAGAGTCGTGTCATTATTGTACGTCAGCGCACCGAGTTTCAAGAAGATTTAGCGAAAGCCAATGCGATGCAAGCCTTTTTGCCATTAATCATTGCCATTGCATTTTTGATGGTGCTGTTACCCTTTATCATGTGGCGGATGCTCAAACCCGTACGCCAACTTCACAGTGAAATTAACAGCCGTCAAGAAAGTGATTTAAGCCCATTATCTATCAATAATCTACCCACAGAATTATTACCGCTAGCGCAGTCGTTAAACCGTCTACTAGCCTTGGTAAAAGTCAGTATTGAACGTCAGCAACGCTTTATCGCGGATGCTGCGCACGAGCTGCGCTCACCTCTTACCGCTGTATCACTACAGCTGCAACGCTTACAACGTATCAGTCATGATGAGGTCATGAGCGCAGGTTTAGATAAACTTGCCATTCGCCTGAAGCGGAATCAAGGATTGGTCGAACAACTGCTAACGCTTGCTCGTGCCGGAAATATCAATATTACCAATGATGCTAAGCATGAGCCCGTCTCTGTCAAAGCTGTTATCGAACAAGTCATTGATCTATTAGTACCCATTGCGGATCACAAAAATATAGCGCTGACCGTGCAATTATCCGCTGATGATAAAGTGAATATTGATGAGACGGCATTATTAATGCTGATTAAAAACCTTATCCAAAACGCCATTATTTATACCCCAGATAATGGTCAGGTCGCAGTGAAATTGTTTCATATCAAACAGAATCACAAAGACCTAAAAACCCCAGTATTAAATGCACGCGCTAGTTTTGGTACACAAGTGATTCACTCTGGAAAAGTTAAGCAGATTTCTACCGATTCCAATGACAGACTGGTATTACAAATTATGGATTCAGGCACAGGTATTCATCCCAATGATTATGCCAGTGTTTTTGAACCATTCATAAGATTGAGTCAGACCGCTAAAACGTCTGACAATCTATTGCGTTCTGACAGTGTCATAAAAAAATCTGATGAAATAGAAGGTACAGGATTGGGGCTATCCATTGTGAAGACTATTTGTGAGCAGGCAGGTATTGATGTGTTTATGACGACTTCTATATTGACGGCTACCAATAATGATGATGAAAAAAGTGGGCTGTGTGTGACCCTTATATTTTGA
- a CDS encoding catalase, giving the protein MSDKKCPYAPTQLTMGNGAPVADNQNSLTAGKRGPLLAQDIWLNEKLANFAREVIPERRMHAKGSGAFGTFTVTNDITQYTRAKIFSEVGKQTEMFARFSTVAGERGAADAERDIRGFALKFYTEEGNWDMVGNNTPVFFLRDPRKFPDLNKAVKRDPRTNMRSATNNWDFWTLLPEALHQVTIVMSDRGLPASYRNMHGFGSHTYSFWNTAGERFWVKFHFRTQQGIKNLTDAEAADIVGSDRESHQKDLYDAIENSDFPKWKMYVQIMPEAEADTVPYHPFDLTKVWPKGDYPLIEVGEFELNKNSDNYFVDVEQAAFAPSNLVPGISVSPDKMLQNRLINYADAQRYRVGVNHQQIPVNKPRCPVMSNHRDGEGRVDDNYGSRPHYEPNSFSQWQEQPDYAEPPLKIDGDAAHYDFREDDSDYFSQPRALFHLMSDEQQQVLFDNTARGMGDALEFIKYRHIRNCNMCDPAYGEGVAKALGMTVEDAIKARETDPARHLPSFL; this is encoded by the coding sequence ATGAGCGATAAAAAATGTCCTTATGCACCGACCCAGTTGACTATGGGTAATGGCGCACCAGTTGCAGACAATCAAAACAGTCTCACCGCAGGTAAGCGTGGTCCATTATTAGCACAAGATATTTGGCTCAATGAAAAGCTCGCTAACTTTGCCCGCGAAGTGATTCCAGAGCGTCGCATGCACGCTAAAGGTTCAGGCGCATTTGGTACCTTTACGGTCACCAACGACATTACTCAATATACGCGTGCCAAAATCTTTAGCGAAGTGGGTAAGCAAACTGAAATGTTTGCGCGCTTTAGTACCGTAGCAGGCGAGCGCGGCGCAGCTGATGCGGAACGTGATATTCGCGGTTTTGCCCTAAAGTTTTATACTGAAGAGGGTAACTGGGATATGGTGGGTAATAATACGCCAGTATTCTTCTTACGTGATCCGCGCAAATTTCCAGACTTAAACAAAGCCGTCAAACGTGACCCACGTACCAATATGCGTTCGGCAACCAATAACTGGGATTTTTGGACGTTACTACCAGAAGCCTTGCATCAGGTCACTATCGTTATGAGTGATCGCGGTCTTCCTGCGTCCTATAGAAATATGCATGGTTTTGGTTCGCACACCTATAGTTTTTGGAATACCGCCGGCGAGCGTTTTTGGGTCAAATTTCATTTCCGCACGCAACAAGGCATCAAAAACTTAACCGATGCAGAAGCGGCAGATATCGTTGGTTCGGATCGTGAAAGTCATCAAAAAGATTTGTACGATGCTATCGAAAATAGCGATTTTCCTAAGTGGAAAATGTACGTGCAAATCATGCCAGAAGCTGAGGCGGATACCGTCCCTTATCATCCGTTTGACTTGACCAAAGTATGGCCAAAAGGTGACTATCCGCTGATTGAAGTCGGCGAATTTGAATTAAATAAAAATTCTGACAACTACTTCGTCGATGTCGAACAAGCGGCATTTGCCCCAAGTAATCTAGTACCCGGTATCAGTGTTTCACCGGATAAAATGCTACAAAATCGTTTGATCAATTACGCCGATGCTCAGCGTTACCGTGTCGGTGTCAATCATCAGCAGATTCCGGTGAACAAACCACGCTGCCCTGTAATGAGCAATCATCGTGATGGTGAAGGGCGTGTCGATGACAACTATGGTAGTCGTCCACACTATGAGCCAAACAGCTTTAGCCAGTGGCAAGAGCAGCCAGATTATGCTGAGCCACCATTAAAGATTGATGGTGATGCCGCGCATTATGACTTCCGTGAAGATGATAGCGACTATTTCAGTCAGCCACGCGCCTTGTTTCATTTGATGAGCGATGAGCAACAGCAAGTATTATTTGATAATACCGCGCGAGGAATGGGTGACGCGTTGGAATTTATCAAGTACCGTCACATTCGTAACTGTAATATGTGTGACCCTGCGTATGGCGAAGGCGTTGCCAAAGCCCTTGGCATGACCGTTGAAGATGCCATCAAAGCACGCGAAACTGACCCAGCACGTCATTTACCAAGCTTTTTATAA
- a CDS encoding TrkH family potassium uptake protein: MRVTLPYRLLNKFMIVISLIGVGVALVESGFTLSIWLQQLFHIFYLAIVLLGLVATVGRYIHSKIPLVINKVAIFDLLTSAAILILLAVYFTAVLRAGLSMPVDGFTSIKIAVLVTFIREISDNDFNLNRAFLRPGQFFILSFLSVVLVGSLLLMMPNATTQPISFIDALFTATSAVCVTGLIVVDTATRFTTFGQVIIIGLIQIGGLGILTFVTYFSYFFKGGVSYETQLSIGEMTYARRMGDAVTTLKSILYVTFGVEALAAILIYISIYDLPNMTFSERVFFSGFHAISAFCNAGFSTFSAGLYDESLRFNYPLQLIISTTFLFGGMGFLIVANLLRYLCHQAQRLFYRDSQRYAYQPWLLSLNSRITLVTSGALLLIGLIGVMIFEYHGILAEHTSFFGKVITGLFTAATPRTAGFNIADMDALAFPTIMLTIFLMWVGASPNSTGGGIKTSTFAIALLNTLSIARGQTKVEVFRREIADISIRRAFSIMWLSLLVIGTGVTLISYDQPELDLIKVVFECFSAYSTVGLSLNLTADLSTFNKLVVAVIMFVGRVGMLTIFIALVKNKHQGNYRYPTEEITIN; encoded by the coding sequence ATGCGCGTAACGCTACCGTATCGTTTGTTAAATAAATTTATGATTGTTATCAGCCTCATTGGGGTCGGGGTTGCCTTGGTTGAGAGCGGATTTACGCTCTCGATATGGCTGCAACAACTCTTTCATATTTTCTATCTAGCGATTGTGTTACTTGGGCTTGTTGCCACGGTAGGGCGTTATATTCATTCAAAAATACCGCTGGTAATCAATAAAGTTGCGATTTTTGATTTGCTTACCAGCGCCGCCATTCTTATCTTACTGGCAGTATATTTCACGGCAGTGTTACGCGCAGGACTATCTATGCCCGTTGATGGCTTTACGAGCATTAAGATTGCGGTATTAGTCACCTTTATTCGTGAAATATCCGATAATGATTTTAATCTCAATCGGGCTTTTTTAAGACCGGGACAGTTTTTTATACTCAGTTTTTTATCGGTGGTGTTGGTCGGCTCGCTATTATTAATGATGCCAAATGCCACTACGCAGCCGATATCGTTTATTGATGCACTATTCACAGCGACTAGTGCGGTATGCGTCACAGGGCTGATTGTGGTGGATACGGCAACGCGGTTTACCACGTTTGGGCAAGTGATTATTATTGGGCTGATTCAAATTGGCGGGCTTGGCATTCTGACGTTTGTGACTTATTTTAGCTACTTTTTTAAGGGTGGGGTCAGTTATGAGACTCAGCTGAGTATTGGCGAGATGACCTATGCACGGCGAATGGGTGATGCGGTCACGACTCTGAAATCTATCCTGTATGTGACTTTTGGGGTTGAGGCGTTAGCGGCTATTCTGATTTATATCAGTATTTATGATTTACCCAATATGACTTTTTCTGAGCGGGTATTCTTTTCGGGATTTCATGCGATTTCTGCATTTTGTAATGCAGGGTTTTCGACTTTTAGTGCAGGATTGTATGATGAGTCGCTGCGCTTTAATTATCCTTTACAGCTGATTATTAGTACCACGTTTTTATTTGGGGGCATGGGGTTTCTAATTGTCGCCAATCTGCTGCGCTATTTGTGCCACCAAGCTCAGCGCTTGTTTTATCGAGACAGTCAGCGCTATGCTTATCAGCCGTGGTTGTTGAGTCTGAATAGCCGTATTACCTTAGTCACCTCGGGCGCGTTATTGCTGATAGGGCTGATTGGAGTGATGATATTTGAATATCATGGCATCCTTGCGGAGCACACCAGCTTTTTTGGTAAAGTAATCACGGGGTTATTTACAGCGGCTACTCCGCGAACCGCGGGGTTTAATATCGCTGATATGGATGCGCTAGCGTTCCCGACGATTATGCTGACCATTTTTTTGATGTGGGTTGGTGCATCGCCCAATTCGACTGGTGGCGGTATCAAAACCAGCACGTTTGCCATTGCGCTGTTAAATACGCTGAGCATTGCTCGTGGTCAAACCAAAGTGGAAGTATTCCGGCGTGAAATTGCAGACATCTCTATTCGTCGGGCGTTCTCAATCATGTGGTTATCGTTGTTAGTGATTGGCACTGGCGTTACGCTCATCAGTTACGACCAGCCTGAGCTTGATTTAATCAAAGTCGTGTTTGAATGTTTTTCTGCTTATAGTACGGTAGGTTTAAGTTTAAATCTAACCGCTGATTTGTCTACTTTTAATAAATTGGTGGTGGCGGTCATTATGTTTGTTGGGCGCGTGGGGATGTTAACGATTTTTATCGCCTTGGTTAAAAACAAGCATCAAGGTAACTATCGTTATCCCACCGAAGAGATTACTATTAACTAA
- a CDS encoding potassium channel family protein, which translates to MKFIIAGLGSFGSSLGMALTSQGHEVIAIDSRMQKVEAYKELITHTICMDATDEYTVNGLPIVDTDIVVVAIGEDQGANVMATALFKTLKAKRLISRSINPLHEKVLQAIGVDDIFHPEKESAMRWAKRLSLRYFVDSYSLTDNFSIVEIGIPEALIGKTVAALQMEQKFNLKLLSTMCYEHYEDSFSRSQRRPHIQGLATPEQVLQENDVLVVYGANKDINQFLRSVGVKAH; encoded by the coding sequence ATGAAATTTATCATTGCAGGTTTAGGAAGTTTTGGTTCTTCACTTGGTATGGCGCTTACCAGTCAAGGTCATGAAGTGATTGCCATTGATAGCCGTATGCAAAAGGTCGAAGCTTATAAAGAGCTGATTACCCATACCATTTGTATGGACGCGACCGACGAATATACGGTCAATGGTCTACCGATTGTCGATACCGATATTGTCGTGGTGGCCATTGGGGAAGACCAAGGGGCAAATGTCATGGCGACGGCATTGTTTAAAACGTTAAAAGCAAAGCGTCTAATCAGTCGCAGTATTAACCCACTGCACGAAAAAGTGCTGCAAGCGATTGGGGTTGATGATATCTTCCACCCCGAAAAAGAATCAGCGATGCGCTGGGCAAAGCGCTTGTCATTACGTTATTTTGTAGACTCGTATAGTTTGACGGATAATTTTAGTATCGTTGAAATTGGTATTCCAGAAGCTTTAATTGGTAAAACGGTTGCCGCACTTCAAATGGAACAGAAGTTTAATTTGAAACTGTTAAGTACTATGTGCTATGAGCATTATGAAGACAGTTTTAGTCGCTCGCAACGCAGACCTCATATTCAAGGCTTAGCGACGCCAGAGCAAGTGCTACAAGAAAATGATGTGCTGGTAGTTTATG